The DNA region taatcttatatcttccaaattttgataaattatttcgaaaatattgatattaatctCATATTTGAATCTGACAGAATTATGTAAGATAATTAATCaaaattgtaaataaaataaaattaacattCATAGCAACCATATGAGACAACGACTAAGTATATAAGGCCGAAATTACTATTTTTCCATCAAACAAGGCAAAagcttgtatgagacggtctcactggtcgtattttgtgagacgaatctcttatttgagtcatccatgaaaaaatattactttttatgttaagagtattaccttttttttgtgaatatcgatGTGATTGATCTGTATttcagataaagattcgtgagaccatctcacaaaagatctactTGTAAAACAATGAGGGAAACCTAAACAAAATTATTATAGTTGATCTGTTTATTTTATACTAATCTCGGCTACTACTTGGTATACCGAAATCATTACTAACCTGCCAACAAAGTATTAATCTGTTTACCCATAATTTCAAGAATACAAATTAAATCATGAATAAATTTTAGTCTATgtaatacaatatatatatattttttacagCAGCAGGACTTGATTTTACAATTCAAATTtcggattttttttttctttaagtTTTTGTATATACTAGTAAATAACATGTGCATTGCGTATCGAAGCAcgttgaatatttttttaaatatttaataaaaagtaaaattatATGCAGAGAAAATATATCTTATTCatcattatttttcagtatataTATTGTATTACAATGAATTCTTGTTAGTGAAATGATAACATAAAGAAATTATTTGTTAGCAAGTCTCTATCGATTTTTTGTTGTTTTCTCCATTCCAATTGGATTTTGTGTTGTATGACTTTCCAACATGAAATCACGCTTATACAATAAATATGGTTCCTCCAACATCGCAATACAAAGAAATGAACAAATACAAAGACAAAAAAACTTGTACTCTCTCGATTTCAATTATATAATTCATGTTCCCTTTTTcatatgtcccaaaaatataattcatttTTTACATCTAATAAACTCTTTTACTAATATACCTCTGTTTAATATATAATAGTATACCGATTCACGCATTGCGTTcttgtacaatattttttataattcatttgatttatatttaaatgaaaatcaaaatgtAATTGTAAGAAATAGTGATAGAAAACAATTTTGATGAATTTATCCATAATGGTGGGGTAAAAATGGATATACATATTTTAGTGTTCTTGACGGACGGTTTCTATCATATCatcaactttaataaaatagaatagatagAATAGATAATTGTATTCAACTTTCATTGTTGGTGATTGTAACTTGTATTCCCGGTATCATTAAATAATGGTCTATTAGGAAGTTTGCATGTATATTTTGTTTTCCTAATTACATTTTTAATATGTGTGAAAAACAAAACAAGCTATATAATTGAGACGAAAAGAATAATAATTTTCCACACCCATTTTCCAACAAATAGAtagaataattttaaatattttattaaataaaattttcaaattatattttcatttatttttaatttaatattgcTTTAGACCATGCATTTGATGACATTCAATAAATGAACATAATgtatattcaatttatttatatagtagtcatttttttggcaaaaacttatgtgagacgatctcacagggtcatttttgtgagacgagtctcttatttgagtcattcatctaagagtattactttttatgctaagagtattattttttattgtgaatatcgatatgattgacccatctcacagataaagattcgtgagaccatttcataagagacatactccgtttttttttatgtatgaataaattttaaattccaaATTTGCCTTAATTTTTGGCAACCATTTTCCAACGTATACCTAAACCACACACAATTTAAGGTCAAAGAAATGCAAAAACTGTCTTATAGAAAACATACAATATATTTGAAGCTAATGATTTTGGTTTTTTTGGCTACATAAAAAAGGGAACATTGGAAAGGACAATGACACAGCGGTTCGTACCTTCAAAAAACAGGTAGCGAAGCGCCATTGCATACTGTCTCTGCAAAACCAtgaaaaagaggaaaaaaagcCTCGTGAGTGTGTTGAATGTGGGATCATATCGCAAAAAAATCTTTCACAAAAGGAATAGCGTAGGAAAGAAAGCATAAGCATCCCAGAAAATCGCACTTTCAGACTGTATTCCTCCGCTTAAATCTCAGCTCTCACATCTTACTGGTTTGTGTTACTGTGTTCTTAGTGTATTATTTGTGGGTTTGattaatttgaatctttgtgcATGAGTGTGACAATCTTGGTGTTTAAGAAATTTTCTCAAGAATGCGGCTGGAGACGAGAGGATCGGGATTCTTCAAGCTtgtgttattttatttgttgGGTTCTCTGGTTTTTTAGTTTTTCTTGTTGTAAATGCCTGATTCTTCCAttgataaaattattgtttgcaataCTATGTGATAATAATATTCAGATCGCTTCGCTGTTCATTTCAGTATTTACAGTCGCAACTTTTAAGTGTTTTGCTTCAGTTTTTGTATTTTCGTAAAAGTATCTTTGGGTCAGCAGAGAATTTACTCATAATGTTGCCTTTACtgggatttttttttaatcaacgTGTGCTTATGCTGCATTACTGCTTGATCGCTTGAAAGAAACATAAATATATGGTTTCAATTTCTTGCAACTAACTTAAAACCACTCTAGTTGATTGTTTGTTCTTGTCGGTGTTTGTCATCCGCATAGCTCTAGGACAAGACTCCGTTTGTTTTGTTTGGTTCAAAACACACGCCCTTCAATTTCCCGGGATTGGTATGCATTCAAGAACTTGAAAGATTGTGAAAGGATTCAAATGCAGCGAGATTGGTGACTTTACAAAAGAACCTGACTCATCACTGGAGTTTCTTGCCATGGAAGCTTTTGTGGGAGAAGAACCTGGAAGTGAACTCGAATATGCAGGTATCTGAACATTTCAACCTAAAAATTGTCTGAGAGAAGATGTTTTCGCTTTCTTGATGTACCATCACACCATGTTTTGTTTTGTACAAATGCTTCTCTTTCAATGTAATCTGTGCAGCAAAATGAGACGTAGACCATTAACTTGGTGCCCTATTTTTCAGAGTTAATTATTCagataaatttttctaaaagaTTAGCATTCTTGTGTGAGTCTTGGAAGCTGTATGGCTACTTTTCGATGGATTTGggtttcaaatttttaatgcACATTCACTCAAATTATTTGGCTAATTTTTAAATCGATGTATTTCAAAATTCATCATCTTcacttttaaaacatttttccaACAAAACCAAGACATTTCAGATCTCAATTATTGGAGTAATTTTAAACCGAACTTTCAAATCCATTGTTGAGATGAAGTCCTTCAATCCAAATGGAGGCTAATTAAGGGAAGTACAGCTGTGCAAGCAACCTAATCTTATGATTTAAATCAGTTCAGTATATTCCTACATTTGTAGCTGAGAGCAGATGGATGGGTATTGGTGATTTTTAAAGCCAAATGAACTATTCTCTtactaaaaaatttatcacTGCCTGTATTAAAGTGGTGTAACTACAGTTTCAACAGGTGAAGTATGGGGTGGAACAAGTGCTGGAAAAAAGAGGAGCAGATGTCTATACTTGCCTGATGATAAAAGTAACTTGGAGAGCTCAGATGTTCATCCTGAATTACTTGGTGTTCCGTCCTACTTGTTCAAGATGGATAACAATCCTGGTATATCTGATGAtaaagcttcttcaattttaGCAAAATATGATTCTTTTGCTGCTGATTTTGAAGATCCATGGATCATTGAAACAACCCAAGATTCAAGTAATATTTATTGTTCCTTTCTTTTTTAATGTAAGAAAACCAATGCAATTTGGTTATCTGATTGTGTACATGCCGACAAATGATAGGTGATCTGAAGGAAAAGAAGACAAAGTTGAAAGCTTTTGATTTAAACAGAAGCCCATTTGTTTTACCCTGTGGAAAGAAGAATgtcattttgaaaaatatagagCTTGATATCAATGATGCACTGAATATAAATGCAGATCGGGAAGATCAAAATACAGATGAATTTGACAAACACACTGGGGAAAAGATGGAGTTTGAGGAGGGAAAACTTGCTGAATCTTCTATTGTTGCTCTTATGGAAGACACCGGCAGGCATATGACTGACATAATGGAGACAGTGTTATTCGATGTGCATTTGACTGTTCAAGCTAGCTTTCGAGAAGAACATGTCCCATTTGTTTGTTTAACGAGTCATGGGAATGGTAAACCAATCCTAGGATATCCTCTTGAAGTTGGAACATTAAGTGACAGTTGCAATACTTTTCTTCCTTTTTATGACAGAGGGAACAGTAGATTTCATCGACTTGTTTGGAGAACTTCTAGGAGGACACCTGTATGTTATGTCACGAATTCCCATTTTTATACCATCTCCAAGAATGTGCGAAACAAGCGAGAGAAGCTACCAAAGAATCCATGCCATTCCAAGAAAGCAGAGGTAGTACTGACCAGAGCTTGTGTTCCTGTGGAATATATATTTGGTAAGATACTCAAAGCAGTTGGTAAGGTACGATCTTGAGCGAAAACCTATACTTTAGTATCAAGTCAGAACTGAATAGATTGTAGCTAACTTCATGTTTTGTCTCTGAAAGTTGCCTCAGTTTGCTATTTCGTTCTTGCTTTTCTAGgatcatgtttaaactatttaCTTTTTTAATCAGTGTCTTAGTCCAGATCTTCCGTTTCATAGTTGTTTAATCTCTTGTTCCATGTGTATAGAAGGGAGGAGGGGGGAACCCAAGATTTGGATTGAGAGGGGGCGACCATCCGCTATTCGGTAGGCCCTTGCATGTTCATGTGAGTTGTGTCATTAGTACACGGCCATTCATCTAAAtgcaaatatgaaaaatgacgGGTATTTAATTCCATGGTATAATTTCTTGAAATTGTCTATGTTGAAAAACTCCAATCCCATGTACCGAAGACTGTTCAAGTACATCAAGATTAAATATaacattcaacaaaattatcTTGTCTATTGAGCATAGTTCCATAATCATGAGGATCTCAACATGAAAAAACATCCAAGCTGGCACATTCATTCTCTTCAAAAATGCTTTGCTAAATATAGAATGCTGTTGCTAAAATACTTCTAAGGCGCAAGACTTGTCAAGACTTCATGCTGTCTCAACACGGTACCAATCTGAGGTGAGGCGAAGAAACTTCTCTGCTTCTAACATGATCCACAATTGATACCAGCTTTCCTAGTTCAATGATTATTTGTCGATCACAAATTTGAGcaaactacaaaaaaaaaaatgtttcttCATCTTGTTGCATGATCTTGCCTTCCAAACGTGATTTCAAAGATATGCATCAATATTGCCAGTACATGATGTATAATCGTCCGACTTTGAAAACAACAGAACTTCCTG from Primulina tabacum isolate GXHZ01 chromosome 14, ASM2559414v2, whole genome shotgun sequence includes:
- the LOC142524775 gene encoding uncharacterized protein LOC142524775 isoform X1, coding for MEAFVGEEPGSELEYAVSTGEVWGGTSAGKKRSRCLYLPDDKSNLESSDVHPELLGVPSYLFKMDNNPGISDDKASSILAKYDSFAADFEDPWIIETTQDSSDLKEKKTKLKAFDLNRSPFVLPCGKKNVILKNIELDINDALNINADREDQNTDEFDKHTGEKMEFEEGKLAESSIVALMEDTGRHMTDIMETVLFDVHLTVQASFREEHVPFVCLTSHGNGKPILGYPLEVGTLSDSCNTFLPFYDRGNSRFHRLVWRTSRRTPVCYVTNSHFYTISKNVRNKREKLPKNPCHSKKAEVVLTRACVPVEYIFGKILKAVGKVRS
- the LOC142524775 gene encoding uncharacterized protein LOC142524775 isoform X2; translation: MEAFVGEEPGSELEYAGEVWGGTSAGKKRSRCLYLPDDKSNLESSDVHPELLGVPSYLFKMDNNPGISDDKASSILAKYDSFAADFEDPWIIETTQDSSDLKEKKTKLKAFDLNRSPFVLPCGKKNVILKNIELDINDALNINADREDQNTDEFDKHTGEKMEFEEGKLAESSIVALMEDTGRHMTDIMETVLFDVHLTVQASFREEHVPFVCLTSHGNGKPILGYPLEVGTLSDSCNTFLPFYDRGNSRFHRLVWRTSRRTPVCYVTNSHFYTISKNVRNKREKLPKNPCHSKKAEVVLTRACVPVEYIFGKILKAVGKVRS